A stretch of Chitinophaga caeni DNA encodes these proteins:
- a CDS encoding agmatinase family protein, translated as MNQTFSLAEMRLDFNQLKYLCAELRNVFKKMADLSQFDPNSVGLLSNNIFGLPFTEEEAKLVLLPVPWEVTVSYNNGTARGPEHIFKASFQVDLYDPEVQDGWKQGFFMREPDRNILLRSDYLRKEAELYIRFLMEGGNISENEFLSRSLEDVNDGSKKMIEWVYAQTKELLESGKLVGLIGGDHSTPLGFYKAIGEIKGDFGILQIDAHCDLRERYEGFTYSHASIMYNALKEVPQLKKLVQVGIRDYCGEEVDYIRDSNGKVLAFYDKDIKERLYEGETWKSICDDIVNTLPQQVYISFDIDGLDPKLCPHTGTPVAGGFETEQVNYLFKKVLESGRKLIGFDLNEVSSGHDEWDANVGARVLFKLCNYLIKSNS; from the coding sequence ATGAATCAAACTTTTTCACTAGCCGAAATGCGCTTAGATTTCAATCAATTAAAGTACCTTTGCGCGGAATTACGAAATGTTTTTAAAAAGATGGCAGATTTATCTCAATTCGATCCCAACTCGGTAGGACTCTTGTCAAACAACATATTTGGTTTGCCATTTACCGAAGAGGAAGCGAAATTAGTGCTTTTACCTGTTCCCTGGGAAGTAACCGTTTCTTACAATAATGGAACCGCACGTGGTCCGGAACATATTTTCAAAGCATCGTTCCAGGTAGATCTTTATGATCCCGAAGTGCAGGATGGTTGGAAACAGGGTTTCTTCATGAGGGAGCCGGACAGAAACATCTTACTCCGTAGCGATTACCTGCGCAAAGAGGCTGAACTATATATCCGCTTCTTGATGGAAGGTGGTAATATCAGCGAAAATGAATTTCTGAGCCGTTCCCTTGAGGATGTTAACGACGGTTCCAAGAAAATGATCGAATGGGTATACGCGCAAACGAAGGAATTGCTGGAAAGTGGTAAATTGGTAGGTTTAATCGGCGGCGACCATAGCACGCCGTTAGGCTTTTATAAAGCCATCGGTGAAATAAAAGGTGATTTCGGAATCCTGCAAATAGATGCGCATTGCGACTTGAGGGAGCGTTACGAAGGTTTTACCTACTCCCATGCTTCGATCATGTACAACGCGCTGAAAGAAGTGCCCCAATTAAAGAAATTGGTACAAGTAGGTATCCGCGATTATTGCGGTGAAGAGGTGGATTATATCCGCGATAGTAATGGTAAAGTCCTGGCATTCTACGATAAAGACATCAAGGAAAGGCTGTATGAAGGTGAAACGTGGAAATCTATTTGCGATGATATCGTGAATACGTTACCGCAGCAAGTATATATCAGCTTCGATATAGATGGCCTGGATCCAAAATTATGCCCGCATACAGGTACCCCTGTTGCCGGGGGCTTCGAAACGGAACAGGTGAATTACCTATTCAAGAAAGTACTGGAGAGTGGCCGCAAGTTGATCGGTTTCGATTTGAATGAAGTGAGTTCGGGACATGATGAATGGGATGCAAATGTCGGCGCCCGGGTGTTATTCAAACTATGTAATTATTTAATAAAGAGTAATTCTTAA
- a CDS encoding CAP domain-containing protein, producing the protein MNAFLFRKTTLCLLLGAGLSMPVTACSGSKNAPGSNTSIRTNTVDLDNMEEDILFYVNKFRKSHGLAPLQLNETICIEARQHSRDMATGRSKFGHSGFDDRADHLKEKFGKIQGVAENVAYGYLSAKAVVDGWIKSPGHRKNLLGNYNLIGIGVAKGDKNTLFYTQVFIRK; encoded by the coding sequence ATGAACGCCTTTCTATTTAGAAAAACTACATTATGCCTGCTATTAGGAGCGGGTCTTTCGATGCCCGTTACCGCATGTTCAGGTTCAAAAAATGCCCCCGGATCCAATACTTCCATCCGTACTAATACAGTTGATTTAGACAACATGGAGGAAGACATCTTGTTTTATGTCAATAAATTCCGGAAATCACATGGCCTCGCCCCATTACAACTCAACGAAACTATCTGTATAGAAGCGAGGCAACACAGTCGTGATATGGCTACCGGCAGATCAAAATTCGGCCATTCCGGCTTCGACGATAGAGCCGATCACCTCAAAGAAAAATTCGGGAAGATACAAGGTGTCGCTGAAAATGTGGCCTATGGCTATCTAAGCGCCAAAGCCGTCGTAGATGGTTGGATAAAAAGCCCTGGTCATAGAAAAAACTTGCTTGGCAACTACAACCTGATCGGGATAGGCGTGGCCAAAGGCGATAAAAACACCCTCTTCTACACCCAAGTCTTTATCCGCAAATAA
- a CDS encoding sulfite exporter TauE/SafE family protein, giving the protein MLDMGESIPKMLPGFQHLWLVRPNQQLCFLDKETNNFIAIVFIPDKSLPLSELYITFAQRVIIMGIEFWDVILVCIFAFTAGFVDAIVGGGGLIQTPAILVLFPAFPVPMLLGTTKIPSFSGTLNATVQYSRKIKMKWKLLAGMCPIAFAAAYFGSSSVSNFPKEWLRPILLVLMILIAIYTFINKNFGTATTETAITPRKYSWAFVWAAIIGFYDGFFGPGTGSFLILIAISLLGMGFLPASAHAKAINLFTNMASIIYFGSQGLIIWKITFPMAICNFCGGFLGAKLAIRKGNHLVRYFFLAIVCATILRFAYDIFILHH; this is encoded by the coding sequence ATGTTGGACATGGGGGAAAGCATTCCCAAAATGCTCCCAGGTTTCCAGCACCTATGGCTTGTTAGACCGAACCAGCAGCTATGTTTTTTAGATAAAGAAACAAACAACTTCATCGCAATCGTCTTCATTCCGGATAAGTCGCTACCGCTTTCAGAACTATATATTACATTTGCGCAACGCGTAATAATAATGGGAATAGAATTTTGGGATGTTATCTTGGTTTGCATTTTTGCATTCACGGCGGGTTTCGTGGATGCCATCGTTGGCGGTGGCGGCTTGATTCAAACGCCTGCGATCTTGGTATTGTTCCCGGCTTTTCCGGTTCCCATGTTGCTAGGTACCACGAAAATCCCGTCTTTTTCCGGAACATTAAATGCAACGGTACAATATAGCAGGAAAATTAAAATGAAATGGAAGCTATTGGCAGGTATGTGTCCGATAGCTTTTGCCGCTGCTTATTTCGGTTCCTCTTCCGTAAGTAATTTTCCAAAGGAATGGCTTCGTCCGATATTATTAGTATTGATGATTTTGATTGCCATCTACACTTTCATCAATAAAAATTTCGGTACGGCTACTACCGAAACGGCCATCACACCAAGAAAATATTCCTGGGCTTTTGTTTGGGCTGCCATCATAGGTTTTTATGATGGTTTTTTCGGTCCCGGTACAGGGAGCTTTTTAATATTGATAGCGATCAGTTTACTCGGCATGGGATTTCTTCCTGCCAGCGCCCATGCCAAGGCGATTAATTTATTTACGAATATGGCCTCAATTATCTATTTTGGTAGTCAAGGCTTGATCATATGGAAAATAACATTCCCGATGGCTATTTGTAATTTTTGCGGCGGTTTCTTAGGCGCTAAATTAGCCATTAGGAAAGGTAATCATTTGGTGCGGTATTTCTTTTTAGCAATAGTATGTGCAACGATTCTCCGTTTTGCTTACGATATATTTATTTTACATCATTGA
- the bla gene encoding subclass B1 metallo-beta-lactamase, whose protein sequence is MKHICRICLMILFVSQHAAAQKHDKLIIKQIIPNVFEYTTFHEYEGAQVSSNGMYVVTSLGAVLLDTPWDTTQFQPLLDSIWMKHQQRATYCIATHYHDDCTAGFNYYASKGIKTYSSQQTYEACIKFGKPAANYRFSKDTTFKIGEFTFKTFYPGAGHTADNIVVYVDEARTLFGGCFVKSIEADGLGYTGEAHISEWKESIRRVKKKFKNMYFLIPGHDGGTSPTALNHTVYLIDQHQQKK, encoded by the coding sequence ATGAAACATATTTGTAGGATTTGCTTGATGATTTTGTTCGTATCTCAACATGCGGCAGCACAAAAACATGATAAATTAATTATCAAACAAATTATCCCTAACGTTTTCGAATACACGACTTTTCATGAATATGAAGGGGCGCAAGTTTCCTCGAATGGTATGTATGTTGTGACTAGCCTGGGCGCTGTTTTATTAGATACGCCATGGGATACCACGCAGTTTCAACCTTTACTGGATAGTATTTGGATGAAACACCAACAAAGGGCGACTTACTGTATCGCCACGCATTACCACGACGATTGCACGGCCGGGTTTAACTATTATGCATCAAAAGGGATCAAGACATATTCTTCACAGCAGACTTACGAAGCTTGCATCAAGTTTGGCAAACCTGCCGCTAATTATAGGTTTTCAAAAGATACAACTTTTAAGATCGGGGAATTTACGTTCAAAACGTTCTACCCCGGCGCTGGGCATACTGCGGATAATATAGTTGTGTATGTAGACGAGGCTAGAACACTTTTCGGCGGGTGCTTCGTGAAAAGTATTGAAGCGGATGGGCTCGGTTATACCGGTGAAGCTCATATTTCTGAATGGAAAGAAAGTATCCGCAGGGTAAAGAAGAAATTTAAAAATATGTACTTCTTAATACCCGGTCATGATGGCGGTACAAGTCCTACAGCATTGAATCATACGGTGTACTTGATCGACCAGCACCAGCAAAAAAAGTAG
- a CDS encoding cytochrome c maturation protein CcmE domain-containing protein — translation MKKTNIVLLVVIAVCVAIVSMMVGDFSTYETFATSRSKPGKEIHVIGALDTTKNMEYDPMVDANLFSFYMKDKSGEIRKVVFTGTKPTDFEKSTELVLTGMMEGNVFRCNKILMKCPSKYKEDQEVIGVKRT, via the coding sequence ATGAAAAAAACGAATATTGTTCTTTTGGTGGTGATAGCTGTCTGCGTGGCTATCGTTTCCATGATGGTAGGTGATTTCAGCACCTATGAAACTTTTGCGACCTCCAGGTCCAAGCCTGGTAAGGAAATCCATGTTATCGGCGCATTGGATACTACCAAGAATATGGAGTATGATCCCATGGTAGATGCCAACCTTTTCAGCTTTTATATGAAAGATAAGTCCGGTGAAATTCGCAAGGTGGTATTCACTGGAACGAAACCTACCGATTTTGAAAAATCCACGGAATTAGTGCTAACCGGTATGATGGAAGGGAATGTGTTCAGATGCAACAAAATCTTGATGAAATGTCCTTCCAAGTACAAGGAAGACCAGGAAGTTATCGGGGTAAAGAGAACATAG
- a CDS encoding ABC transporter ATP-binding protein codes for MERKKMIEVKNLVKKYGDFTAVKGISFEVFEGEIFGLLGPNGAGKSTTLEIIETLREKTSGEITVDGFNLDENPAAIKKIIGVQLQTAGYYPNLNLVELIELFGGLYNQPVNPKELLEAFNLEDKAKAKFKALSGGQKQRFSIATTLINKPKIIFLDEPTTGLDPQARRNLWDLIKEVRAQGTTVVITTHYMDEAEILCDRCAIVDSGNIIAMDSPDALIDKLVAGGFERPKPVKQANLEDVFIHLTGKELRDS; via the coding sequence ATGGAAAGGAAGAAGATGATCGAGGTTAAGAACCTGGTAAAAAAGTATGGCGACTTCACCGCGGTAAAGGGTATTAGTTTCGAAGTATTCGAAGGGGAGATTTTCGGTTTGCTGGGACCCAACGGCGCCGGTAAATCAACCACGCTCGAAATCATTGAAACGCTACGTGAAAAGACTTCCGGTGAAATAACGGTAGATGGTTTCAACCTGGATGAAAATCCTGCTGCCATCAAGAAGATAATCGGGGTACAATTACAAACTGCCGGTTATTATCCTAACCTCAACCTGGTTGAGCTGATCGAACTTTTCGGTGGCTTGTACAATCAACCCGTTAACCCGAAAGAATTGTTGGAAGCTTTTAACCTGGAAGATAAAGCGAAAGCGAAATTCAAGGCACTTTCGGGTGGACAAAAGCAGCGGTTTTCCATCGCTACCACTTTGATCAATAAACCTAAAATCATCTTCCTGGACGAACCTACCACCGGTTTAGATCCGCAAGCAAGGAGAAATTTGTGGGACTTGATCAAGGAAGTACGCGCACAAGGTACAACCGTAGTAATTACAACGCACTACATGGACGAAGCAGAAATCCTTTGCGATCGATGCGCGATCGTGGATAGTGGAAACATCATCGCGATGGATTCCCCCGATGCATTGATAGATAAACTTGTGGCAGGTGGCTTCGAACGCCCCAAGCCGGTAAAGCAAGCTAACTTGGAAGATGTATTCATCCACCTCACGGGAAAAGAATTGAGAGATTCCTAA
- a CDS encoding YfiT family bacillithiol transferase has product MNPTLEELRYPIGQPDFTVAVTPKLRQQLINDIRYLPSLVEVAVQHLDAHQLQHPYRPGGWTVAQVVHHLADSHQNGLFRLKLALTEQQPIIKPYDEGAWAMLPDYIHTPINISITLLHSLHRKWVEILEHMQENDWKRDFYHPEAKVIMNLDQHLVNYAWHGKHHLAHIENLIEREAWK; this is encoded by the coding sequence ATGAACCCAACATTAGAAGAACTAAGATACCCGATCGGGCAACCAGATTTTACCGTAGCGGTCACGCCGAAATTAAGGCAACAATTGATCAACGATATCCGGTATTTACCATCCCTGGTTGAAGTGGCAGTACAACATCTAGATGCGCATCAATTACAACATCCTTACAGGCCAGGGGGGTGGACGGTAGCGCAGGTCGTACATCATTTGGCCGACAGTCACCAAAACGGGTTATTCCGGTTGAAACTGGCTTTGACAGAGCAACAGCCGATCATTAAGCCCTATGATGAAGGCGCTTGGGCCATGTTGCCTGATTATATCCATACACCGATCAATATTTCCATTACGCTATTACATAGTTTACATCGCAAATGGGTCGAAATCTTAGAACACATGCAGGAAAACGACTGGAAAAGGGACTTTTATCACCCCGAAGCGAAAGTCATCATGAACTTGGATCAACACCTTGTAAATTATGCATGGCACGGGAAACACCATTTAGCCCATATCGAGAATTTAATCGAAAGGGAAGCATGGAAATAA
- a CDS encoding bifunctional folylpolyglutamate synthase/dihydrofolate synthase, translating into MKNGTYAETIEYLYAQLPMFSRVGAAALKLDLDNTFALLEACGNPHLQFKSIHIAGTNGKGSSSHMLAAICQEAGYKTGLYTSPHLVDFRERIKVNGFMCEEEFVIQFTEMMKPTIDNIKPSFFELTVAMAFRYFADQRVDVAVVETGMGGRLDSTNVLSPLVSLITNISYDHMQMLGDTLPAIAAEKAGIIKQDTPVVISETQVEVMQVFKAKAMQVSAPIYFADQLYQVITAHLEPTSLELFIKHLPTNSTSAYTLDINSNYQRKNVLGVLATVEVLNDVGLNIPAEALHKALSNVKQLTGLHGRWEVIAERPLTVLDVGHNEAGIIEINQQLSLQKYQRLHIVLGFVKDKDISKVLQLLPVEATYYFTQAALPRALEHDTLREMAKAAGLHGNAYATVKAAFAAAKQAAGPEDLLLVCGSFFIVAEVL; encoded by the coding sequence ATGAAGAACGGAACTTACGCTGAAACGATCGAATATTTATATGCCCAATTACCAATGTTTAGCCGGGTTGGCGCTGCGGCCCTTAAGTTGGACCTGGACAATACATTTGCCCTATTAGAAGCCTGCGGCAATCCCCATTTACAATTTAAATCAATCCACATTGCCGGAACTAACGGAAAAGGTTCATCTAGCCACATGTTGGCAGCTATTTGCCAAGAAGCCGGTTATAAAACTGGTTTGTATACATCACCACACCTAGTTGACTTCCGCGAACGAATCAAGGTAAACGGTTTCATGTGCGAAGAGGAGTTTGTTATCCAGTTTACGGAAATGATGAAGCCCACGATTGATAACATTAAACCATCTTTCTTCGAATTAACCGTGGCAATGGCTTTCCGCTATTTTGCAGATCAGCGTGTAGACGTTGCCGTTGTTGAAACGGGCATGGGTGGAAGATTAGATAGCACCAATGTATTATCTCCCCTAGTATCGCTAATCACCAATATCAGCTACGACCATATGCAAATGTTGGGTGATACTTTACCTGCTATAGCAGCAGAAAAAGCGGGAATCATAAAGCAGGACACGCCCGTTGTGATCAGTGAAACACAAGTAGAAGTAATGCAGGTATTCAAAGCGAAAGCCATGCAGGTTTCCGCTCCAATTTATTTTGCCGACCAACTTTACCAAGTGATTACTGCGCACTTGGAACCTACATCGCTGGAATTATTTATCAAGCATTTACCTACAAATTCAACCAGCGCCTACACGCTGGATATCAATAGTAATTATCAACGGAAAAATGTCCTGGGGGTATTAGCAACTGTTGAAGTTTTAAATGATGTAGGATTAAATATCCCTGCTGAGGCCCTGCATAAAGCGCTTTCAAATGTTAAGCAGCTAACGGGTTTACATGGGCGTTGGGAGGTTATCGCGGAAAGACCGCTAACGGTGCTGGATGTCGGGCACAATGAAGCTGGTATCATTGAAATCAATCAACAATTATCATTACAAAAATATCAGCGGTTACATATCGTATTGGGATTTGTAAAGGATAAAGATATCTCGAAAGTGTTACAATTGTTACCTGTTGAGGCAACTTATTATTTTACTCAAGCTGCCCTACCCCGAGCCCTGGAGCATGATACATTGCGGGAGATGGCAAAAGCTGCCGGCTTACACGGGAATGCTTACGCGACCGTTAAAGCAGCCTTTGCGGCAGCCAAGCAGGCTGCCGGCCCGGAAGATCTCTTATTGGTTTGTGGGAGCTTTTTTATCGTGGCAGAAGTGTTATAA
- a CDS encoding radical SAM protein, with protein MKPLLLYSDGKGNIFEDPEMFVTGRSGWDAFEIPGDEWIELPDGGSLYELPGRRGIGIDVETGELGLCEKGWAVAAFIPPAHTGHFLAAYETMPDAPTLPLFCYTAVGWHDGKFYVPATRIERDIRQECAGFDDSKVKAGVKNLMAAYPHNRLVQHLADNCALTYHCPAARNYFMGRWECPIPSSPACNANCVGCISFQPEEETIVSNQERLTFKPTAAEIVEYTVPHLETAPYPIVSFGQGCEGEPLLMWETIRESIIEIRKHTAKGSININTNGSKPNAVRELCKVGLNSIRVSTNSTRSEIYTPYYRPNNYVFEDIVESIKVVKEFGGWTSINYFVFPGITDCEAEYESLRKLIRETNLDMIQWRNFNIDPDWYLGRMGIVESGEIIGVKQLIDLIREEFPHLKFGYYNPPMERIKGNYDMDFAHS; from the coding sequence TTGAAACCATTATTATTATACTCAGACGGCAAAGGAAATATTTTCGAAGATCCTGAAATGTTCGTTACCGGCAGAAGTGGTTGGGATGCCTTCGAAATCCCGGGCGATGAATGGATTGAATTGCCTGATGGTGGTTCTTTATATGAATTACCCGGCAGGCGCGGAATTGGGATCGACGTAGAAACGGGCGAACTGGGTTTGTGCGAGAAAGGTTGGGCCGTGGCCGCCTTTATCCCTCCCGCCCACACGGGCCATTTCTTGGCGGCTTACGAAACAATGCCGGATGCTCCAACATTACCTCTATTCTGTTATACAGCTGTAGGTTGGCACGACGGAAAATTTTACGTTCCCGCTACCAGGATTGAAAGGGATATCAGGCAAGAATGCGCCGGTTTCGATGATAGCAAGGTGAAAGCCGGCGTTAAAAACCTAATGGCTGCCTATCCGCATAACCGCTTGGTGCAGCATTTGGCGGATAATTGTGCCCTTACATATCACTGTCCTGCCGCGAGGAACTATTTCATGGGGCGTTGGGAATGCCCAATTCCTTCTTCTCCTGCCTGTAATGCAAACTGCGTTGGATGTATTTCCTTCCAACCGGAAGAGGAAACTATCGTATCGAACCAGGAGCGACTGACCTTTAAGCCGACGGCTGCCGAGATCGTGGAGTATACCGTTCCGCACCTGGAAACAGCGCCCTACCCGATCGTTAGTTTCGGTCAAGGGTGTGAAGGGGAACCGCTGTTGATGTGGGAAACGATCAGGGAATCTATTATCGAGATAAGAAAACATACGGCTAAAGGAAGCATCAATATTAATACGAACGGTAGTAAGCCGAACGCGGTACGTGAATTATGTAAAGTTGGCTTGAATAGCATCCGCGTAAGTACGAACTCTACCCGTTCAGAAATATACACACCTTATTACCGTCCTAATAATTATGTTTTTGAAGATATCGTGGAAAGTATCAAGGTGGTGAAAGAGTTCGGTGGTTGGACTTCTATCAACTATTTCGTATTCCCGGGAATCACCGATTGCGAAGCCGAGTATGAATCGCTGAGAAAGTTGATCAGGGAAACCAACCTCGATATGATTCAATGGCGTAATTTCAATATCGATCCCGATTGGTATTTAGGTAGGATGGGAATTGTGGAATCGGGTGAAATCATCGGTGTGAAACAACTTATTGACTTGATCCGTGAAGAATTTCCACATCTAAAATTCGGTTATTATAATCCCCCGATGGAAAGGATCAAGGGTAATTATGATATGGATTTTGCGCATTCTTAA
- a CDS encoding HAD family hydrolase: MNKNIKVIAFDADDTLWDNEIYFREAEHEFATLLEPYTHNRNIVEALFKTELQNLPIYGYGIKGFTLSMIETATELTHGDLPPALTKQILELGKSMLNRPVTVLEGVESVLQQLRQQDYKLMVATKGDLLDQQRKVQQSQLKSYFHHVEVMSDKKEDNYQLILHQHTIAAGEFLMIGNSLKSDVLPVLNIGGHAAHIPYSITWMHEHVDQLPVNPNFRSLKHISEVMDIMGLK, from the coding sequence ATGAATAAAAATATTAAAGTGATCGCATTCGATGCCGACGATACCCTGTGGGACAATGAAATCTATTTCAGGGAGGCAGAGCACGAGTTCGCGACATTATTGGAACCATATACTCACAACCGTAATATAGTAGAAGCCCTATTTAAAACTGAGCTTCAGAATTTACCGATATATGGATATGGTATAAAGGGGTTTACACTTTCGATGATCGAAACCGCTACCGAGTTAACCCACGGGGATTTGCCGCCGGCATTAACCAAGCAAATACTCGAACTCGGTAAATCGATGCTCAACAGGCCGGTAACGGTTTTAGAAGGCGTGGAAAGCGTCCTCCAACAACTAAGGCAACAAGACTATAAATTGATGGTAGCCACCAAAGGCGACTTGCTCGATCAGCAACGGAAAGTACAACAATCGCAACTGAAATCTTATTTTCACCACGTGGAAGTTATGAGCGATAAAAAAGAAGACAATTACCAGCTAATCCTGCATCAGCATACAATTGCTGCGGGAGAGTTTTTAATGATCGGTAATTCTTTGAAATCAGATGTATTGCCCGTGTTGAATATCGGCGGCCACGCTGCTCATATTCCTTACAGTATTACCTGGATGCATGAACATGTAGATCAATTACCGGTAAACCCGAACTTTCGCTCCCTGAAGCATATCTCCGAAGTAATGGATATCATGGGGTTAAAATGA
- a CDS encoding DUF5723 family protein — translation MSTRCFYSFIGLILLLSANVASAQVFQGYQTSQFAGVHGIPLNPASAAGYHGRWDINIIGAGLIAGNTYASFSKKALLSNQSTLYRNVDYFLDSMATRNQYAWAEAEFMMPSVLYAIDKYQSFAFTWRIRGSGNINNVSTPTANMFANNYPNVTYLDRTINEPYAQGGQHGWNEFGFTYARLVKEDIYSRLKLGATVKLLSGIISGYGSGENATYVFKSDGTLDIKRGIAQFSYNKENDEGHETIGDYFGFFNHASLGLDLGLIYDILEGEDGYGAYEDADIYFNPGADQYKLRLGISITDIGRLKYDASVVSQKVDLTSENLSANGLTRRRGESEQEYLLRLGSYFEQQEFPSTYTMTLPTALHLSADYKIREGFYLGAVADIGLTGGKKLDRKTNKLVQLAITPRYDKRWWGVYMPLVLNRFGQADAGLVLRAGPLVLGSASLFTSLAKKNLNRVDGFVALRVIPIKFASRNRGNGIFRSKKGQVGCPVF, via the coding sequence TTGAGTACTCGTTGTTTTTATTCTTTTATAGGACTGATATTACTACTATCTGCGAATGTAGCCTCTGCTCAAGTTTTTCAAGGATATCAAACCAGCCAATTTGCAGGTGTTCATGGCATTCCTTTAAACCCGGCTAGCGCCGCAGGCTACCACGGGAGATGGGATATTAATATCATAGGTGCTGGTCTTATTGCCGGGAATACCTATGCTTCTTTTAGCAAGAAAGCGCTTCTAAGCAACCAATCTACACTTTACAGGAATGTTGATTATTTCCTGGATAGCATGGCGACGAGAAATCAGTATGCCTGGGCCGAAGCGGAGTTCATGATGCCTTCGGTTCTTTATGCTATTGATAAATATCAATCATTCGCTTTTACCTGGAGGATCAGGGGTAGCGGGAATATCAATAATGTTTCCACCCCTACTGCCAATATGTTCGCCAACAATTATCCTAACGTAACTTATTTAGATAGAACTATAAATGAGCCTTATGCCCAGGGAGGGCAACATGGTTGGAACGAGTTTGGTTTTACTTATGCACGCCTCGTGAAAGAAGATATTTACTCGCGGTTAAAACTTGGCGCAACCGTTAAGTTACTATCAGGGATAATTTCCGGGTACGGAAGCGGGGAAAATGCCACATACGTATTTAAATCGGATGGTACCCTGGATATAAAAAGAGGGATAGCACAATTTTCTTATAACAAGGAAAATGATGAAGGACATGAAACTATAGGCGATTATTTTGGTTTCTTCAACCACGCGAGCTTAGGCTTAGATCTAGGCTTGATCTACGATATACTGGAAGGGGAAGATGGATACGGGGCCTATGAAGATGCCGATATTTATTTTAACCCTGGAGCCGACCAGTACAAGTTGCGCCTAGGTATAAGCATAACGGATATCGGTAGGTTGAAATATGATGCATCCGTTGTAAGCCAGAAAGTTGACCTTACAAGTGAGAATTTATCTGCCAATGGCCTTACTAGGCGGCGCGGGGAAAGCGAACAGGAATATTTGCTCAGGCTCGGATCTTATTTTGAGCAGCAGGAATTTCCAAGTACTTATACAATGACTTTGCCAACGGCTTTGCATTTATCGGCTGACTATAAGATCCGGGAAGGATTTTACCTGGGAGCAGTGGCCGATATCGGGTTAACAGGCGGTAAGAAACTGGACCGGAAAACAAATAAACTGGTACAATTAGCGATTACGCCGAGGTACGATAAACGTTGGTGGGGAGTTTATATGCCCTTGGTTTTGAACAGGTTCGGGCAGGCGGATGCTGGGTTGGTGCTTAGGGCCGGGCCTTTGGTGCTGGGTTCTGCCAGCCTATTTACCAGCTTGGCTAAGAAAAATTTAAACAGGGTGGACGGATTTGTAGCTTTGCGCGTAATTCCTATTAAATTTGCATCTAGAAATCGCGGCAATGGCATTTTCAGAAGTAAGAAAGGCCAAGTTGGTTGCCCGGTTTTTTAA
- a CDS encoding NUDIX hydrolase, with translation MQDAQDWKLLDSKYIFNEPWLKARRDRCEMPDGTIVDPYYVVEYPDWVNAFALTKDGQVIMVKQFRQGLGKTIIEVPGGCVDDTDADLEVAIRRELLEETGYVFDKLTAIGSVSANAGTTNNLTHFFIAEGGEKISEQSLDDHEDLEVLLMSIDEVKSLLKNHEVWQSLHANCLFYGLLATGHMQW, from the coding sequence ATGCAAGACGCTCAAGATTGGAAATTACTGGATAGCAAATACATCTTCAACGAGCCATGGTTAAAAGCCAGGAGAGATCGTTGTGAAATGCCCGATGGTACTATTGTAGATCCCTACTACGTTGTAGAATATCCCGATTGGGTCAATGCATTTGCATTGACAAAAGATGGACAGGTCATCATGGTAAAACAATTTCGTCAAGGTTTGGGCAAGACGATTATAGAAGTGCCCGGAGGTTGCGTGGATGATACGGATGCTGACTTGGAAGTTGCAATCAGGAGAGAATTATTAGAAGAAACCGGCTATGTATTTGATAAGTTAACTGCAATTGGCAGCGTTTCTGCCAATGCAGGTACCACCAATAACTTAACACATTTCTTCATCGCTGAAGGTGGAGAAAAAATCAGCGAACAATCACTCGACGATCATGAAGATTTAGAGGTGCTGCTCATGAGCATTGACGAGGTTAAATCCTTATTAAAGAACCATGAAGTTTGGCAGAGCCTCCATGCAAATTGCTTATTTTATGGTTTGTTGGCCACCGGCCATATGCAATGGTGA